In one Phyllostomus discolor isolate MPI-MPIP mPhyDis1 chromosome 8, mPhyDis1.pri.v3, whole genome shotgun sequence genomic region, the following are encoded:
- the GAB1 gene encoding GRB2-associated-binding protein 1 isoform X2 — MSGGEVVCSGWLRKSPPEKKLKRYAWKRRWFVLRSGRLTGDPDVLEYYKNDHAKKPIRIIDLNLCQQVDAGLTFNKKEFENSYIFDINTIDRIFYLVADSEEEMNKWVRCICDICGFNPTEEDVKPPGSSLPAPADLPSAATATSASAQADSSSAAQPPPYQLINLPPHLETLGIQEDPQDYLLLINCQSKKPEPIRTHADSAKSTSSETDCNDNVPSHKNPASSQSKHGVNGFFQQQSMYDSPPPRAASVSIDSSLYYLPRSYSHDVLPKVSPSSTEADGELYVFNTPSGTSSLETQLRHVSVSYDIPSTPGNTYQIPRTFPEGTLGQTPKLDPIPDIPPPRPPKPHPALDRSPVETCSIPRATSDPDSSYCVPTAGVAPSRSNTISTVDLNKLRKDASSQDCYDIPRTFPSDRSSSLEGFHNHFKIKNVLTVGSVSSEELDENYVPMNPNSPPRQHSSSFTEPIQEANYVPMTPGTFDFSSFGMQVPPPAHMGFRSSPKTPPRRPVPVADCEPPPVDRNLKPDRKGQSPKILRPKPHGLERTDSQTIRDFATRRKAKPAPLEIKPLPEWEELQAPVRSPITRSFARDSSRFPMSPRPDSVHSTTSSSDSHDSDENYVPMHPNHYIEDSNLFGSNSLDGGSSPMVKPKGDKQVEYLDLDLDSGKSTPPRKQKTCGSGSNVADERVDYVVVDQQKTLALKSTREAWTDGRQSTESETPTKSVK; from the exons GCATGGAAGAGGAGGTGGTTCGTGTTACGCAGTGGCCGTTTAACCGGGGATCCAGATGTCCTGGAGTATTACAAAAATGATCACGCCAAGAAGCCTATCCGTATCATTGATTTAAATTTATGTCAGCAAGTCGATGCCGGCTTGACATTTAACAAAAAGGAGTTTGAAAACAGCTACATCTTTGACATCAACACCATCGACCGAATTTTCTACTTGGTAGCCGACAGTGAGGAAGAGATGAATAAGTGGGTTCGCTGCATTTGTGACATCTGCGGCTTCAATCCGACAGAAGAGG ATGTGAAGCCCCCTGGCAGCTCCTTACCTGCGCCGGCGGACCTGCCTTCAGCTGCAACGGCGACCTCGGCGTCCGCCCAGGCGGACTCGTCCTCTGCTGCCCAGCCTCCTCCGTATCAGCTCATTAACCTTCCGCCACATCTGGAAACTCTTGGCATCCAGGAGGATCCTCAAGACTACCTCCTGCTGATCAACTGTCAGAGCAAGAAGCCTGAACCCATCAG AACACATGCCGATTCTGCGAAGTCCACCTCTTCTGAGACAGACTGCAACGATAACGTCCCTTCTCATAAAAACCCTGCATCCTCCCAGAGCAAACACGGAGTGAATGGCTTCTTCCAGCAGCAAAGCATGTATGACTCCCCGCCGCCGCGCGCCGCGTCCGTTTCCATAGACTCCAGCCTCTACTACCTGCCCAGGAGTTACTCCCATGACGTTCTGCCAAAGGTGTCTCCGTCGAGTACCGAAGCAGACGGAGAACTCTACGTTTTTAATACCCCGTCTGGGACATCGAGTCTAGAGACTCAACTGAGGCACGTGTCTGTGAGTTATGACATTCCTTCCACGCCTGGTAACACTTACCAGATTCCACGAACGTTCCCCGAAGGGACCCTGGGACAGACGCCCAAGCTAGACCCTATTCCAGATATTCCTCCGCCGCGGCCCCCGAAGCCACACCCGGCCCTCGACCGGTCCCCGGTGGAGACGTGCAGCATCCCACGCGCCACCTCGGACCCCGACAGCAGTTACTGCGTCCCGACCGCGGGGGTGGCGCCCTCCCGCAGCAACACCATCTCCACCGTGGACCTGAACAAGCTGCGGAAAG atGCTAGTTCTCAAGACTGCTATGATATTCCACGAACATTTCCAAGTGATAGATCTAGTTCACTCGAAGGCTTCCATAACCACTTC aaaatCAAAAATGTGCTGACAGTGGGAAGCGTCTCAAGTGAAGAGCTGGATGAGAATTACGTCCCGATGAACCCCAACTCGCCGCCGCGGCAGCATTCCAGCAGTTTCACAGAACCGATTCAGGAAGCAAACTATGTGCCTATGACTCCGGGGACGTTTGATTTCTCGTCATTTGGAATGCAAGTGCCTCCGCCTGCTCACATGGGCTTCCGGTCCAGCCCAAAGACCCCTCCCAGAAGGCCCGTACCTGTTGCAGACTGTGAACCGCCCCCCGTGGACAGGAACCTCAAGCCGGACAGGAAAG GTCAAAGTCCTAAAATTTTAAGACCCAAACCCCATGGTTTAGAGCGAACTGATTCACAAACCATACGTGACTTTGCTACGAGAAGAAAGG CCAAGCCAGCTCCATTAGAAATAAAACCTCTGCCGGAATGGGAAGAATTACAAGCCCCGGTCAGATCTCCCATTACTAGGAGTTTTGCTCGAGA CTCCTCCAGGTTCCCCATGTCTCCCCGACCCGACTCGGTGCACAGCACAACTTCAAGCAGCGACTCGCACGACAGCGACGAGAACTACGTCCCCATGCACCCCAATCACTACATTGAAGACTCA AATCTTTTTGGCAGTAACAGCCTGGATGGAGGGAGCAGCCCTATGGTCAAGCCCAAGGGAGACAAACAAGTGGAATACCTCGATCTCGATCTGGATTCTGGGAAGTCCACTCCACCACGCAAA CAAAAGACCTGTGGCTCGGGAAGCAATGTAGCAGACGAGAGAGTGGATTACGTTGTGGTCGACCAACAGAAGACCCTCGCTCTGAAGAGCACCCGGGAAGCCTGGACAGATGGGAGACAGTCCACAGAATCTGAAACGCCGACCAAGAGTGTGAAATGA
- the GAB1 gene encoding GRB2-associated-binding protein 1 isoform X4, with translation MSGGEVVCSGWLRKSPPEKKLKRYAWKRRWFVLRSGRLTGDPDVLEYYKNDHAKKPIRIIDLNLCQQVDAGLTFNKKEFENSYIFDINTIDRIFYLVADSEEEMNKWVRCICDICGFNPTEEDVKPPGSSLPAPADLPSAATATSASAQADSSSAAQPPPYQLINLPPHLETLGIQEDPQDYLLLINCQSKKPEPIRTHADSAKSTSSETDCNDNVPSHKNPASSQSKHGVNGFFQQQSMYDSPPPRAASVSIDSSLYYLPRSYSHDVLPKVSPSSTEADGELYVFNTPSGTSSLETQLRHVSVSYDIPSTPGNTYQIPRTFPEGTLGQTPKLDPIPDIPPPRPPKPHPALDRSPVETCSIPRATSDPDSSYCVPTAGVAPSRSNTISTVDLNKLRKDASSQDCYDIPRTFPSDRSSSLEGFHNHFKIKNVLTVGSVSSEELDENYVPMNPNSPPRQHSSSFTEPIQEANYVPMTPGTFDFSSFGMQVPPPAHMGFRSSPKTPPRRPVPVADCEPPPVDRNLKPDRKAKPAPLEIKPLPEWEELQAPVRSPITRSFARDSSRFPMSPRPDSVHSTTSSSDSHDSDENYVPMHPNHYIEDSNLFGSNSLDGGSSPMVKPKGDKQVEYLDLDLDSGKSTPPRKQKTCGSGSNVADERVDYVVVDQQKTLALKSTREAWTDGRQSTESETPTKSVK, from the exons GCATGGAAGAGGAGGTGGTTCGTGTTACGCAGTGGCCGTTTAACCGGGGATCCAGATGTCCTGGAGTATTACAAAAATGATCACGCCAAGAAGCCTATCCGTATCATTGATTTAAATTTATGTCAGCAAGTCGATGCCGGCTTGACATTTAACAAAAAGGAGTTTGAAAACAGCTACATCTTTGACATCAACACCATCGACCGAATTTTCTACTTGGTAGCCGACAGTGAGGAAGAGATGAATAAGTGGGTTCGCTGCATTTGTGACATCTGCGGCTTCAATCCGACAGAAGAGG ATGTGAAGCCCCCTGGCAGCTCCTTACCTGCGCCGGCGGACCTGCCTTCAGCTGCAACGGCGACCTCGGCGTCCGCCCAGGCGGACTCGTCCTCTGCTGCCCAGCCTCCTCCGTATCAGCTCATTAACCTTCCGCCACATCTGGAAACTCTTGGCATCCAGGAGGATCCTCAAGACTACCTCCTGCTGATCAACTGTCAGAGCAAGAAGCCTGAACCCATCAG AACACATGCCGATTCTGCGAAGTCCACCTCTTCTGAGACAGACTGCAACGATAACGTCCCTTCTCATAAAAACCCTGCATCCTCCCAGAGCAAACACGGAGTGAATGGCTTCTTCCAGCAGCAAAGCATGTATGACTCCCCGCCGCCGCGCGCCGCGTCCGTTTCCATAGACTCCAGCCTCTACTACCTGCCCAGGAGTTACTCCCATGACGTTCTGCCAAAGGTGTCTCCGTCGAGTACCGAAGCAGACGGAGAACTCTACGTTTTTAATACCCCGTCTGGGACATCGAGTCTAGAGACTCAACTGAGGCACGTGTCTGTGAGTTATGACATTCCTTCCACGCCTGGTAACACTTACCAGATTCCACGAACGTTCCCCGAAGGGACCCTGGGACAGACGCCCAAGCTAGACCCTATTCCAGATATTCCTCCGCCGCGGCCCCCGAAGCCACACCCGGCCCTCGACCGGTCCCCGGTGGAGACGTGCAGCATCCCACGCGCCACCTCGGACCCCGACAGCAGTTACTGCGTCCCGACCGCGGGGGTGGCGCCCTCCCGCAGCAACACCATCTCCACCGTGGACCTGAACAAGCTGCGGAAAG atGCTAGTTCTCAAGACTGCTATGATATTCCACGAACATTTCCAAGTGATAGATCTAGTTCACTCGAAGGCTTCCATAACCACTTC aaaatCAAAAATGTGCTGACAGTGGGAAGCGTCTCAAGTGAAGAGCTGGATGAGAATTACGTCCCGATGAACCCCAACTCGCCGCCGCGGCAGCATTCCAGCAGTTTCACAGAACCGATTCAGGAAGCAAACTATGTGCCTATGACTCCGGGGACGTTTGATTTCTCGTCATTTGGAATGCAAGTGCCTCCGCCTGCTCACATGGGCTTCCGGTCCAGCCCAAAGACCCCTCCCAGAAGGCCCGTACCTGTTGCAGACTGTGAACCGCCCCCCGTGGACAGGAACCTCAAGCCGGACAGGAAAG CCAAGCCAGCTCCATTAGAAATAAAACCTCTGCCGGAATGGGAAGAATTACAAGCCCCGGTCAGATCTCCCATTACTAGGAGTTTTGCTCGAGA CTCCTCCAGGTTCCCCATGTCTCCCCGACCCGACTCGGTGCACAGCACAACTTCAAGCAGCGACTCGCACGACAGCGACGAGAACTACGTCCCCATGCACCCCAATCACTACATTGAAGACTCA AATCTTTTTGGCAGTAACAGCCTGGATGGAGGGAGCAGCCCTATGGTCAAGCCCAAGGGAGACAAACAAGTGGAATACCTCGATCTCGATCTGGATTCTGGGAAGTCCACTCCACCACGCAAA CAAAAGACCTGTGGCTCGGGAAGCAATGTAGCAGACGAGAGAGTGGATTACGTTGTGGTCGACCAACAGAAGACCCTCGCTCTGAAGAGCACCCGGGAAGCCTGGACAGATGGGAGACAGTCCACAGAATCTGAAACGCCGACCAAGAGTGTGAAATGA
- the GAB1 gene encoding GRB2-associated-binding protein 1 isoform X3 produces MSGGEVVCSGWLRKSPPEKKLKRYAWKRRWFVLRSGRLTGDPDVLEYYKNDHAKKPIRIIDLNLCQQVDAGLTFNKKEFENSYIFDINTIDRIFYLVADSEEEMNKWVRCICDICGFNPTEEDVKPPGSSLPAPADLPSAATATSASAQADSSSAAQPPPYQLINLPPHLETLGIQEDPQDYLLLINCQSKKPEPISQGSSFVSEEGEEYLLLEDFESKTIPLQTHADSAKSTSSETDCNDNVPSHKNPASSQSKHGVNGFFQQQSMYDSPPPRAASVSIDSSLYYLPRSYSHDVLPKVSPSSTEADGELYVFNTPSGTSSLETQLRHVSVSYDIPSTPGNTYQIPRTFPEGTLGQTPKLDPIPDIPPPRPPKPHPALDRSPVETCSIPRATSDPDSSYCVPTAGVAPSRSNTISTVDLNKLRKDASSQDCYDIPRTFPSDRSSSLEGFHNHFKIKNVLTVGSVSSEELDENYVPMNPNSPPRQHSSSFTEPIQEANYVPMTPGTFDFSSFGMQVPPPAHMGFRSSPKTPPRRPVPVADCEPPPVDRNLKPDRKAKPAPLEIKPLPEWEELQAPVRSPITRSFARDSSRFPMSPRPDSVHSTTSSSDSHDSDENYVPMHPNHYIEDSNLFGSNSLDGGSSPMVKPKGDKQVEYLDLDLDSGKSTPPRKQKTCGSGSNVADERVDYVVVDQQKTLALKSTREAWTDGRQSTESETPTKSVK; encoded by the exons GCATGGAAGAGGAGGTGGTTCGTGTTACGCAGTGGCCGTTTAACCGGGGATCCAGATGTCCTGGAGTATTACAAAAATGATCACGCCAAGAAGCCTATCCGTATCATTGATTTAAATTTATGTCAGCAAGTCGATGCCGGCTTGACATTTAACAAAAAGGAGTTTGAAAACAGCTACATCTTTGACATCAACACCATCGACCGAATTTTCTACTTGGTAGCCGACAGTGAGGAAGAGATGAATAAGTGGGTTCGCTGCATTTGTGACATCTGCGGCTTCAATCCGACAGAAGAGG ATGTGAAGCCCCCTGGCAGCTCCTTACCTGCGCCGGCGGACCTGCCTTCAGCTGCAACGGCGACCTCGGCGTCCGCCCAGGCGGACTCGTCCTCTGCTGCCCAGCCTCCTCCGTATCAGCTCATTAACCTTCCGCCACATCTGGAAACTCTTGGCATCCAGGAGGATCCTCAAGACTACCTCCTGCTGATCAACTGTCAGAGCAAGAAGCCTGAACCCATCAG CCAAGGGtcatcttttgtttctgaagaaGGAGAGGAATACCTACTACTAGAAGATTTTGAAAGCAAAACGATTCCATTGCA AACACATGCCGATTCTGCGAAGTCCACCTCTTCTGAGACAGACTGCAACGATAACGTCCCTTCTCATAAAAACCCTGCATCCTCCCAGAGCAAACACGGAGTGAATGGCTTCTTCCAGCAGCAAAGCATGTATGACTCCCCGCCGCCGCGCGCCGCGTCCGTTTCCATAGACTCCAGCCTCTACTACCTGCCCAGGAGTTACTCCCATGACGTTCTGCCAAAGGTGTCTCCGTCGAGTACCGAAGCAGACGGAGAACTCTACGTTTTTAATACCCCGTCTGGGACATCGAGTCTAGAGACTCAACTGAGGCACGTGTCTGTGAGTTATGACATTCCTTCCACGCCTGGTAACACTTACCAGATTCCACGAACGTTCCCCGAAGGGACCCTGGGACAGACGCCCAAGCTAGACCCTATTCCAGATATTCCTCCGCCGCGGCCCCCGAAGCCACACCCGGCCCTCGACCGGTCCCCGGTGGAGACGTGCAGCATCCCACGCGCCACCTCGGACCCCGACAGCAGTTACTGCGTCCCGACCGCGGGGGTGGCGCCCTCCCGCAGCAACACCATCTCCACCGTGGACCTGAACAAGCTGCGGAAAG atGCTAGTTCTCAAGACTGCTATGATATTCCACGAACATTTCCAAGTGATAGATCTAGTTCACTCGAAGGCTTCCATAACCACTTC aaaatCAAAAATGTGCTGACAGTGGGAAGCGTCTCAAGTGAAGAGCTGGATGAGAATTACGTCCCGATGAACCCCAACTCGCCGCCGCGGCAGCATTCCAGCAGTTTCACAGAACCGATTCAGGAAGCAAACTATGTGCCTATGACTCCGGGGACGTTTGATTTCTCGTCATTTGGAATGCAAGTGCCTCCGCCTGCTCACATGGGCTTCCGGTCCAGCCCAAAGACCCCTCCCAGAAGGCCCGTACCTGTTGCAGACTGTGAACCGCCCCCCGTGGACAGGAACCTCAAGCCGGACAGGAAAG CCAAGCCAGCTCCATTAGAAATAAAACCTCTGCCGGAATGGGAAGAATTACAAGCCCCGGTCAGATCTCCCATTACTAGGAGTTTTGCTCGAGA CTCCTCCAGGTTCCCCATGTCTCCCCGACCCGACTCGGTGCACAGCACAACTTCAAGCAGCGACTCGCACGACAGCGACGAGAACTACGTCCCCATGCACCCCAATCACTACATTGAAGACTCA AATCTTTTTGGCAGTAACAGCCTGGATGGAGGGAGCAGCCCTATGGTCAAGCCCAAGGGAGACAAACAAGTGGAATACCTCGATCTCGATCTGGATTCTGGGAAGTCCACTCCACCACGCAAA CAAAAGACCTGTGGCTCGGGAAGCAATGTAGCAGACGAGAGAGTGGATTACGTTGTGGTCGACCAACAGAAGACCCTCGCTCTGAAGAGCACCCGGGAAGCCTGGACAGATGGGAGACAGTCCACAGAATCTGAAACGCCGACCAAGAGTGTGAAATGA
- the GAB1 gene encoding GRB2-associated-binding protein 1 isoform X1, whose amino-acid sequence MSGGEVVCSGWLRKSPPEKKLKRYAWKRRWFVLRSGRLTGDPDVLEYYKNDHAKKPIRIIDLNLCQQVDAGLTFNKKEFENSYIFDINTIDRIFYLVADSEEEMNKWVRCICDICGFNPTEEDVKPPGSSLPAPADLPSAATATSASAQADSSSAAQPPPYQLINLPPHLETLGIQEDPQDYLLLINCQSKKPEPISQGSSFVSEEGEEYLLLEDFESKTIPLQTHADSAKSTSSETDCNDNVPSHKNPASSQSKHGVNGFFQQQSMYDSPPPRAASVSIDSSLYYLPRSYSHDVLPKVSPSSTEADGELYVFNTPSGTSSLETQLRHVSVSYDIPSTPGNTYQIPRTFPEGTLGQTPKLDPIPDIPPPRPPKPHPALDRSPVETCSIPRATSDPDSSYCVPTAGVAPSRSNTISTVDLNKLRKDASSQDCYDIPRTFPSDRSSSLEGFHNHFKIKNVLTVGSVSSEELDENYVPMNPNSPPRQHSSSFTEPIQEANYVPMTPGTFDFSSFGMQVPPPAHMGFRSSPKTPPRRPVPVADCEPPPVDRNLKPDRKGQSPKILRPKPHGLERTDSQTIRDFATRRKAKPAPLEIKPLPEWEELQAPVRSPITRSFARDSSRFPMSPRPDSVHSTTSSSDSHDSDENYVPMHPNHYIEDSNLFGSNSLDGGSSPMVKPKGDKQVEYLDLDLDSGKSTPPRKQKTCGSGSNVADERVDYVVVDQQKTLALKSTREAWTDGRQSTESETPTKSVK is encoded by the exons GCATGGAAGAGGAGGTGGTTCGTGTTACGCAGTGGCCGTTTAACCGGGGATCCAGATGTCCTGGAGTATTACAAAAATGATCACGCCAAGAAGCCTATCCGTATCATTGATTTAAATTTATGTCAGCAAGTCGATGCCGGCTTGACATTTAACAAAAAGGAGTTTGAAAACAGCTACATCTTTGACATCAACACCATCGACCGAATTTTCTACTTGGTAGCCGACAGTGAGGAAGAGATGAATAAGTGGGTTCGCTGCATTTGTGACATCTGCGGCTTCAATCCGACAGAAGAGG ATGTGAAGCCCCCTGGCAGCTCCTTACCTGCGCCGGCGGACCTGCCTTCAGCTGCAACGGCGACCTCGGCGTCCGCCCAGGCGGACTCGTCCTCTGCTGCCCAGCCTCCTCCGTATCAGCTCATTAACCTTCCGCCACATCTGGAAACTCTTGGCATCCAGGAGGATCCTCAAGACTACCTCCTGCTGATCAACTGTCAGAGCAAGAAGCCTGAACCCATCAG CCAAGGGtcatcttttgtttctgaagaaGGAGAGGAATACCTACTACTAGAAGATTTTGAAAGCAAAACGATTCCATTGCA AACACATGCCGATTCTGCGAAGTCCACCTCTTCTGAGACAGACTGCAACGATAACGTCCCTTCTCATAAAAACCCTGCATCCTCCCAGAGCAAACACGGAGTGAATGGCTTCTTCCAGCAGCAAAGCATGTATGACTCCCCGCCGCCGCGCGCCGCGTCCGTTTCCATAGACTCCAGCCTCTACTACCTGCCCAGGAGTTACTCCCATGACGTTCTGCCAAAGGTGTCTCCGTCGAGTACCGAAGCAGACGGAGAACTCTACGTTTTTAATACCCCGTCTGGGACATCGAGTCTAGAGACTCAACTGAGGCACGTGTCTGTGAGTTATGACATTCCTTCCACGCCTGGTAACACTTACCAGATTCCACGAACGTTCCCCGAAGGGACCCTGGGACAGACGCCCAAGCTAGACCCTATTCCAGATATTCCTCCGCCGCGGCCCCCGAAGCCACACCCGGCCCTCGACCGGTCCCCGGTGGAGACGTGCAGCATCCCACGCGCCACCTCGGACCCCGACAGCAGTTACTGCGTCCCGACCGCGGGGGTGGCGCCCTCCCGCAGCAACACCATCTCCACCGTGGACCTGAACAAGCTGCGGAAAG atGCTAGTTCTCAAGACTGCTATGATATTCCACGAACATTTCCAAGTGATAGATCTAGTTCACTCGAAGGCTTCCATAACCACTTC aaaatCAAAAATGTGCTGACAGTGGGAAGCGTCTCAAGTGAAGAGCTGGATGAGAATTACGTCCCGATGAACCCCAACTCGCCGCCGCGGCAGCATTCCAGCAGTTTCACAGAACCGATTCAGGAAGCAAACTATGTGCCTATGACTCCGGGGACGTTTGATTTCTCGTCATTTGGAATGCAAGTGCCTCCGCCTGCTCACATGGGCTTCCGGTCCAGCCCAAAGACCCCTCCCAGAAGGCCCGTACCTGTTGCAGACTGTGAACCGCCCCCCGTGGACAGGAACCTCAAGCCGGACAGGAAAG GTCAAAGTCCTAAAATTTTAAGACCCAAACCCCATGGTTTAGAGCGAACTGATTCACAAACCATACGTGACTTTGCTACGAGAAGAAAGG CCAAGCCAGCTCCATTAGAAATAAAACCTCTGCCGGAATGGGAAGAATTACAAGCCCCGGTCAGATCTCCCATTACTAGGAGTTTTGCTCGAGA CTCCTCCAGGTTCCCCATGTCTCCCCGACCCGACTCGGTGCACAGCACAACTTCAAGCAGCGACTCGCACGACAGCGACGAGAACTACGTCCCCATGCACCCCAATCACTACATTGAAGACTCA AATCTTTTTGGCAGTAACAGCCTGGATGGAGGGAGCAGCCCTATGGTCAAGCCCAAGGGAGACAAACAAGTGGAATACCTCGATCTCGATCTGGATTCTGGGAAGTCCACTCCACCACGCAAA CAAAAGACCTGTGGCTCGGGAAGCAATGTAGCAGACGAGAGAGTGGATTACGTTGTGGTCGACCAACAGAAGACCCTCGCTCTGAAGAGCACCCGGGAAGCCTGGACAGATGGGAGACAGTCCACAGAATCTGAAACGCCGACCAAGAGTGTGAAATGA